The Chryseolinea soli nucleotide sequence TTAAAAATCATATCCACAGAAAAGCGGCCATTCGTTACTGTAGTGTAAACGTGAGTGATTTCCAATGTGTAGTCGGTGTTGTTCACCGTCGTGGTGGCCGTCAATCCCACGGCAATTCGGGAAAAGTAAAGCTCGTCGATGGGGACTTTTACGATCGTTGTGTTCGCGACCGTGTCTTTTGATACTGTTCCGGTTTGAGGAATGAATTCAGTAAATAGGCCGTAATTTACTGATGAAACGGTCATACGTCCAGGGTCAACACCGCATACATGTACTCTCCTTCTGCTCGCAAAAAACCAATTGTAAATTACAAACACGGTTAGCATTGAGATGGCAACCCACATTATCTTCTTCATATAGCATTGACGTTATCTGAACTCCGGCTCCCCAAAAGCATGCCGGAAAAATGAAGGTAAAAATCAGGTTATTCCGATGCGGCTGATCATGTTTTGTTCGGTATTGAACAAACCTGTATCACTTTCAATCATTAAGAACTTCCAGCAGCGTTGCCTTACCAGGTTGCTGGACAAGAAACCTTCTGAAAGCCGGCCCCGGAAAAAGAAGTCCTCCTCCTATAAAGGGTTGAGTTGAGCATACGAAAAAACATTAAATTGACTCTCTGATGATCAATCAAGATGAGATATTGTCCAAGCCGGTCTCTTACCGGTTGGGAACCTTGTCTTAAATATCATTAACTTTTGATCACAACAAAAAACATGAATATCCGGTCATTATATGAGAAGCTGCTCGAACCCTCGCAGCCGCTTATTGAAAGCATCGCCACCCTGGAGGGTGATATCATTATCCTTGGGGTAGGTGGAAAAATGGGGCCGTCCCTCGCAAAGCTTGCCAAACGGGCTATTGACCTGGCCGGCATGAACAAGCGGGTTATTGGCGTGGCGCGATTCTCAGAGCCCGGGCTGGAAGAAGAGCTCCAGCAGCACGGCATCATCACACACCAGGCCGACCTGCTCGACGATGAGGCCCTGCAACGGTTGCCTGACGCGCAAAATGTTTTGTACCTGGCCGGAACAAAATTCGGGACCACGGGAAAGGAATCCTTTACCTGGGCCATGAACAGTTACCTTCCCGGACGCGTGGCGGAGAAATACCAAAAATCGCGCATCGTTGTTTTCTCTACCGGTAATGTCTATCCCTTGGTATCGGTTCAATCGAATGGGCCTAACGAAAGTCACCCAACGCAACCGGTAGGCGAATATGCGCAGTCGTGCCTGGGCAGGGAACGGGTGTTCCAGTATTTCTCGCAAAAACATCAAACGCCCATCCTTATCTACCGGCTGAACTATGCCAATGACGTTACCTATGGTGTGCTCGCGGACATTGCGCTGAAGGTCAGAAATCAACAACCCATCGATCTGCGCATGGGATATGTCAACATTATCTGGCAACAGGAAGCAAACGAGATCGCCTTGCGTTCACTGCACCACTGTAGCGTACCCGCGAAGATCCTCAACGTTGCAGGACCGGAGAAACTTTCAGTCCGTGAGCTTGCCGTCGAATTCGGAAAGGTCTTTGGCCTGGAGCCGGTCTTTACAAACCAGGAGCAGGAAACTGCACTGCTCAGCGATGCCTCTGAAATGCGCCGGCTCTTCGGGGACCCGGCCGTCTCCCTTCGACAAATGATTGAAGTGATTGCCGGCTGGATCGCAGAAGGCGGCAAATTTTTGAACAAACCAACACACTTCCAGGAACGGGAAGGAAAATTTTAAGCACCATGACCCACCCTACCCTCTCTCCTTCCATCAGCCAATTGCTCCGGGAAGGAACTGTCATACCCGCTCACCCGCTTGCCTTAACAAAAGAGCGAAGACTCGATGAAAGGCGACAAAAGCTGCTCACCCAATACTACATGGCTTCCGGTGCGGGTGGCGTGGCCGTGGGTGTACACACCACGCAATTCGAGATCAGAAAACCTGACGTCAACTTACTTGAACCTGTGCTGCGTCTGGCATCCGAACAGATCCGTGAATCGGATCCCGGCAGGCCTTTCATCAAAGTCGCCGGCATCGTTGGACCAACTCCACAAGCCCTTCGCGAAGCAGAACTTGCTGTGAAGCATGGCTATCATCTCGGGCTGGTCAGCATGGGGGGACTGAATGATCAGCGTGAATCTGATCTCATCAAACGACTGACGGCCGTTGCGGAAATCATTCCGGTCTTCGGCTTTTATTTGCAACCTGCTGTCGGTGGTCGATTGCTCTCGTACGATTTTTGGAAAGACGCTGCGTCGATTCCTAATCTGTACGCGATCAAGGTCGCAGCTTTCAATCGTTATCAAACATTGGACGTAGTGAGGGCCGTATGCGCATCACCCCGGCACAATGATATTGCGTTGTATACCGGAAATGATGACAACATCGTCGCCGACTTGCTCACCACCTATCGCTTTGATGTCAACGGAGAGCAGATTGAAAAAAGATTTGTCGGCGGACTTCTTGGGCACTGGGCGGTCTGGACGGGGGCCGCGGTGAAATTGCTGAACTATATTAAACAATCCGGAAATGATAACGGCGTGGTCAGCGAGCTGCTAAGTGTGGGCATAAAAGTAACCGATATGAACGCGGCGATCTTTGATTCCGCCAACGCTTTTCACGGCTGCATCCCCGGGATCCATGAAGTGCTGCGCAGACAGGGACTACTGGAAGGCACCTGGTGCTTGAACCCGGAAGAAAAATTATCGCCGGGACAATTGGAAGAGATCGATCGTGTGTGTCATGCCTACCCGGGGCTAACCGACGACGAACAGGTCAAACATTTTCTTGAAAAAGCGTTTTCGCATCCTCATTAAATTTACTTCATGCTGCGTGACAAGATCAAAGCATTGTCGGCCGAAATACTTCCGGAGATCATCCGGATCCGCAGGCATTTGCATCAGCATCCCGAGCTCTCGTTCCAGGAGCAGGCTACTTCAGCGTATATCAAGTCGCAGTTAGACCAGATCGGTATCTCCTGGCGGCCCATCGCCGATACCGGTGTTCTGGCAATTATTGAGGGGCATACTCCGGCGTCCAACGTCGTGGCACTTCGCGCGGATATGGATGCGCTCCCCATACAGGAACTGAATGCAGTTGATTATGCATCAAAGAATCCCGGCGTCATGCATGCCTGTGGTCATGATTTTCACACCTCGTCGTTGCTGGGAACAGCCGCGATCCTCCAGCGCTGCAAACAGGAATTCAACGGCACGGTAAAACTTCTATTTCAACCGGCAGAAGAAGTATTGCCTGGTGGAGCCACACGGATGATCAAGGAAGGTGCTTTGCGTGATCCCTCTCCTATCGCGGTCATTGGTCAGCATGCCATGCCCCGACTTCCCGCCGGCAAGATCGGCATCCGGAAAGGCAAACACATGGCGTCGATGGACTCGCTCTATGTCCGCATCATCGGGAAGGGCGGTCATGGCGCTGAACCACACACAGTGATCGATCCGGTGGTGATTGCAGCGCATGTAATCATCGCCCTTCAACAAATTATCAGCCGTTCGGCAAACCCCAGGGAGCCGTCGGTGCTTTCATTTGGGCGGGTGATCGCCAACGGCGCCGTCAACGTCATTCCCGATGAAGTCTATATGGAAGGCACCTTCCGCGCCATGAACGAAACCTGGCGCGAAAAAGCACTGGGCCTCATTGCCAACATGGCGGAGAAAGTGACGTCGGCCATGGGCGGAACGTGCGAATTGCGCATCGACCACGGCTATCCCGTGCTCGTCAATGAAGAAAGACTTGCCGCAAATCTCCGGGACTATGCCGTCGACTACCTTGGCGAAGAGAACGTGATCGATGAAGACATCTGGATGGCCGCCGAAGATTTTGCGTATTACGGACAAGTAGCCGATTCGTGTTTCTACCTGTGCGGCGTGGGCAATGTTGAAAAAGGGATCACGTCTTTGCTGCACACGCCAACGTTCAATGTGGATGAGAGTGCACTAGGCATGAGTACGGGGCTGATGGCCTACATGGCTTTGAAAAAACTCGGCAACTAACCAAGAACGACAGTACGCATGAGGTTTAGAAAAATGGAACGCCAGGATGTGCCGTCGGGGCTCGCCCTTTGCCGAAGTGCCACCTGGAATCAGCTCGCGCGCGACTGGGAGATTTTTCTCACGCTAGATCCGGAAGGCAGCAGGGTGTGTGTGGATGACGACGAACATGTTATTGGCACGGTCACTACCCTCCGCTACAGCAATCACTTTTCATGGATCGGGATGGTTTTGGTCGATCCGGCTCATCAACGAAAGGGCATTGGGCTCAAACTACTTGAACAGGCCCTCGAGATATTGAAGAATGAAGACAGTGTGAAGCTCGATGCTACCCCGGCCGGCCGGCAAGTCTACGTCAAACTTGGATTCAAGGATGAATACAGACTCAGCAGGATGTCGACCGCTTCTCTGAACACGCAACACCTGGTGTCCTCAACCGCCACGGCACTGGGAAACGACGACCTTGACAGCGTGGGATTGTTCGACCAAAAAGTGTTTGGCGCTGACCGCATGCCACTCCTTCGTTGGATGAGGGAAGGAGCACCTGATCTGGCTTTCAAAGTTGGCAACGGCGGGCAACTCAGAGGATATTGTTTTGGAAGACCGGGATACCGGTTTACACAGATCGGTCCGGTAGTTGCCACAGACGCTGATGTCGCCAGGGAACTGGTCTCTGCTGCACTGAGGCACTGCGGAAATATACCTGTGGTACTTGATGTGCCTCATCATGATGAATCGTGGAGTGCGTGGATTCAATTGCTTGGCTTCTCGGAGCTGAGGCCGTTTGTTAGAATGTACAAGGGAAACAACCATTGGCCTGGCACTCCCAGGAATCAATATGCCATGCTTGGGCCGGAGTTTGGATAGCGCAATCCAAATTTAAAAATCAAATTACGCACATTAAAGTCCAGCATCGGGTGACGCCGCTACTTTCGCCTTGTACCAGTTGACAATTGCCTTTATTTTTACTTTTAAACTGTCCTGATTCAATTCCTCGAAATGAAACTCATTCTGAATCAAAAGTTTGTTGTCTGCAATCGGTGCTATCAAAAAATCAAGCTTACCACTTTCCTCCTTTTCATCAATCCTAAATAGCAGTACGGGAACTTCAATCATTCCCACATTTCTATAGATTTTCAACTTGGCAAGCTGCTCTTTGATGCCACTCTGAAAATTCACTGTCGTCTTAACCTCAATCGCAAATTGAACCTGGGGGCTACTTTTGAGGGTGACAAAAAAATCAAACAATGGTGTCGGATACTTCTCGATCGACATTTTGTAGTCCGATTTCAAAAGAAAGATTTTCGCAATTTCTTCCGCTCGCCACGCCTTCAGACTACTCAAATTGCTTTTCATATCGAATGTTTAAAGTTCTTTTTATACTTCTTTAAATCAGACTTCTCCCAAAAAGATTTCACTTCATTGAATAGTCTGGTCCTATTTTCCTTATCGAGAAGAAACCTTGTCGGCAAATTACTTACCATCTTCCTCCTATTCCTATTAACGGACATTAAATAGACGGAATTTGATTTTACTTCAACGCCCGCTAAGTAAGTCGGACAGTAATAGGCATTCAGTTCATTTATTTTGTTACTTGTGGCCTTAACCTTCAAATTTCCCTTTCTATCACATCCCCTTGACGTGGCCTTGACCTGAACAATAAAAAAGAAATGTTCTTTTGGGCCTATCAGTTCAACGTAGAAATCAGAAGAAGGCCACTTTTCGCCTAAATGTCTTGGTCGGAAGGTATAATCGCGCGAAATCTCAACGCTAAATATAGCTTCGCCCAAATCACCAATTTCATTCGTCATGATGTATAACAATTTTCAGCTAACGGGTCCCTACAAATCTAAATTTCTTAATCTTAAAAAACCAGGTTATGTCAAGAAACAAAAGCTAACTCTCGCTGTGCCCTACTCCACGTTGAGCCCCGAATTGAGTTGATGCCCCACCAGGAAGAAGGACACCGGGACCATGTATTCAAAATGTTACTGGGCATGCATGGAGATGTTTTTCGAGGTGCTTGTCCTGGCGGAGGATAGTGGATTTGATCAGGTCCCGCGATGAAACGAAAAATTCCTTCTTCCCGGGTCACGAACTAAATCGCTGCGCCTATTTCTAAACTCCCGCAAGATCGAACGAAGATGCTTTGGTTTTTCACTTCGAAGGCAAGTCTTTTAATGCGACTGTCTCAGCTCAAAACTCAAGCGTCGGAGTTCTGAATGCCGGCATCCGGGGCCCTGAACTCGGACGCCACAGTTCCGAAGTAAGGCAGTTTAGTTCAAAACT carries:
- a CDS encoding efflux RND transporter periplasmic adaptor subunit, with product MKKIMWVAISMLTVFVIYNWFFASRRRVHVCGVDPGRMTVSSVNYGLFTEFIPQTGTVSKDTVANTTIVKVPIDELYFSRIAVGLTATTTVNNTDYTLEITHVYTTVTNGRFSVDMIFKDETPDLADGKTLRLRIVLSDPVEALLVPVGGFYKDTGGEWVYVVQREHRAVKRRVKLGRKNTENFEVLDGLKAGDSVITSSYENFNDQESFDLSDMKEKLRSSITM
- a CDS encoding DUF4365 domain-containing protein, whose protein sequence is MTNEIGDLGEAIFSVEISRDYTFRPRHLGEKWPSSDFYVELIGPKEHFFFIVQVKATSRGCDRKGNLKVKATSNKINELNAYYCPTYLAGVEVKSNSVYLMSVNRNRRKMVSNLPTRFLLDKENRTRLFNEVKSFWEKSDLKKYKKNFKHSI
- a CDS encoding M20 metallopeptidase family protein, whose protein sequence is MLRDKIKALSAEILPEIIRIRRHLHQHPELSFQEQATSAYIKSQLDQIGISWRPIADTGVLAIIEGHTPASNVVALRADMDALPIQELNAVDYASKNPGVMHACGHDFHTSSLLGTAAILQRCKQEFNGTVKLLFQPAEEVLPGGATRMIKEGALRDPSPIAVIGQHAMPRLPAGKIGIRKGKHMASMDSLYVRIIGKGGHGAEPHTVIDPVVIAAHVIIALQQIISRSANPREPSVLSFGRVIANGAVNVIPDEVYMEGTFRAMNETWREKALGLIANMAEKVTSAMGGTCELRIDHGYPVLVNEERLAANLRDYAVDYLGEENVIDEDIWMAAEDFAYYGQVADSCFYLCGVGNVEKGITSLLHTPTFNVDESALGMSTGLMAYMALKKLGN
- a CDS encoding GNAT family N-acetyltransferase; amino-acid sequence: MRFRKMERQDVPSGLALCRSATWNQLARDWEIFLTLDPEGSRVCVDDDEHVIGTVTTLRYSNHFSWIGMVLVDPAHQRKGIGLKLLEQALEILKNEDSVKLDATPAGRQVYVKLGFKDEYRLSRMSTASLNTQHLVSSTATALGNDDLDSVGLFDQKVFGADRMPLLRWMREGAPDLAFKVGNGGQLRGYCFGRPGYRFTQIGPVVATDADVARELVSAALRHCGNIPVVLDVPHHDESWSAWIQLLGFSELRPFVRMYKGNNHWPGTPRNQYAMLGPEFG
- a CDS encoding dihydrodipicolinate synthase family protein, whose product is MTHPTLSPSISQLLREGTVIPAHPLALTKERRLDERRQKLLTQYYMASGAGGVAVGVHTTQFEIRKPDVNLLEPVLRLASEQIRESDPGRPFIKVAGIVGPTPQALREAELAVKHGYHLGLVSMGGLNDQRESDLIKRLTAVAEIIPVFGFYLQPAVGGRLLSYDFWKDAASIPNLYAIKVAAFNRYQTLDVVRAVCASPRHNDIALYTGNDDNIVADLLTTYRFDVNGEQIEKRFVGGLLGHWAVWTGAAVKLLNYIKQSGNDNGVVSELLSVGIKVTDMNAAIFDSANAFHGCIPGIHEVLRRQGLLEGTWCLNPEEKLSPGQLEEIDRVCHAYPGLTDDEQVKHFLEKAFSHPH
- a CDS encoding NAD-dependent epimerase/dehydratase family protein; this translates as MNIRSLYEKLLEPSQPLIESIATLEGDIIILGVGGKMGPSLAKLAKRAIDLAGMNKRVIGVARFSEPGLEEELQQHGIITHQADLLDDEALQRLPDAQNVLYLAGTKFGTTGKESFTWAMNSYLPGRVAEKYQKSRIVVFSTGNVYPLVSVQSNGPNESHPTQPVGEYAQSCLGRERVFQYFSQKHQTPILIYRLNYANDVTYGVLADIALKVRNQQPIDLRMGYVNIIWQQEANEIALRSLHHCSVPAKILNVAGPEKLSVRELAVEFGKVFGLEPVFTNQEQETALLSDASEMRRLFGDPAVSLRQMIEVIAGWIAEGGKFLNKPTHFQEREGKF